One window of Sphingobacteriales bacterium genomic DNA carries:
- a CDS encoding peptidoglycan-binding protein has protein sequence MAQADGDLPPNAIAGKCYAKCLIPDQYETVTEQILLKEAASRIEVVPAVFESVEEQILVKEGYKVLEIVPATFTTVEEQMLVKEAGSRLDYVPPVYETITEQMLISPATTKWVQGKADKNCLNEDPEKCKVWCLTEVPAQYKTVTKQVLKTPAATTETPIPAEYRTITKAVVQTPASTRESEVPAEYKSITKQVLRSPATTREVEIPAEYSTLTSQKLVKTGGFTDWVEVLCEAKVTASKILEVQKALKNKGYDPGPLDNVMGARTKAALVQFQKDNGLPVGNLNVETLRALGVSGN, from the coding sequence CGACGGGGATTTACCCCCCAATGCAATAGCCGGTAAATGCTATGCAAAATGTTTGATTCCCGATCAGTATGAAACGGTAACTGAGCAGATCCTGTTAAAAGAGGCTGCATCGCGTATTGAAGTAGTTCCTGCTGTGTTCGAATCGGTAGAAGAGCAGATTTTGGTTAAAGAAGGCTATAAAGTACTTGAAATTGTACCTGCAACTTTTACCACAGTTGAAGAGCAGATGTTGGTAAAAGAAGCCGGCAGCCGCTTGGATTATGTACCCCCTGTTTATGAAACGATTACTGAACAGATGTTGATCTCTCCCGCCACTACAAAATGGGTTCAAGGAAAAGCAGACAAAAACTGTCTGAACGAAGACCCTGAAAAATGTAAGGTATGGTGTTTGACTGAAGTGCCTGCTCAATACAAAACTGTTACCAAACAGGTATTGAAAACACCGGCAGCCACTACCGAAACTCCCATTCCGGCCGAATATCGCACCATTACCAAAGCAGTGGTTCAAACCCCCGCCTCCACTCGTGAGAGCGAAGTTCCCGCCGAATACAAAAGCATCACCAAACAGGTTTTGCGCTCTCCGGCTACTACACGAGAAGTGGAAATCCCTGCCGAATACAGCACCCTGACCAGCCAAAAATTAGTTAAAACCGGTGGTTTTACCGATTGGGTTGAAGTTTTGTGCGAAGCTAAAGTTACGGCTTCTAAAATTTTGGAAGTTCAAAAAGCACTTAAAAACAAAGGCTATGACCCCGGACCGCTTGATAACGTCATGGGTGCGCGTACTAAAGCAGCTTTGGTTCAATTCCAGAAAGACAATGGTTTGCCGGTAGGAAATCTTAATGTCGAAACCCTTAGAGCTCTTGGTGTTTCGGGCAACTAA